In the genome of Paenibacillus pabuli, one region contains:
- a CDS encoding uroporphyrinogen-III synthase, with product MVQHLAGIRVALTGPRKSKEMSLLVEKMGGIPLVRPAQGTVFLDDRNIRDGLVSWISDPPDWTVFTTGMGLDAIFDMAEDMEIAGQLLDVLSESLIAARGYKTVNALRKRKLTPLVRDDDGSTDGLIREFAPHELAGQKVMLQLHGETAPKLVGWLEEQGALVRQVLPYRHVPPEEGELEQLLNEILLHEVDAVAFTSGPQVRFLVEYAASKGKLESMQEAFRQGVVPASVGRVTANAMREEGIEALVVPEDEKMGALIVELGRYYAARSADKSHLL from the coding sequence ATGGTTCAACATTTGGCGGGTATACGAGTAGCACTGACAGGACCGCGAAAATCCAAAGAGATGTCCTTGCTGGTTGAGAAAATGGGTGGGATCCCGCTTGTCCGTCCTGCGCAGGGGACTGTTTTTCTGGACGATCGTAATATTCGGGATGGTTTGGTATCCTGGATATCGGATCCGCCAGACTGGACGGTATTCACTACGGGTATGGGATTGGACGCCATTTTTGATATGGCTGAGGATATGGAGATTGCAGGCCAATTGCTGGATGTGTTATCGGAATCGCTAATTGCAGCAAGAGGGTACAAGACCGTTAATGCACTCCGAAAACGTAAATTGACCCCGCTGGTGCGGGATGATGATGGCAGCACAGACGGGTTGATTCGTGAATTTGCACCCCACGAACTTGCGGGACAGAAAGTAATGCTGCAGCTGCACGGGGAAACGGCGCCCAAGCTGGTCGGATGGCTGGAGGAACAAGGGGCTCTTGTACGTCAAGTACTTCCTTATCGTCACGTCCCGCCCGAAGAGGGCGAACTGGAACAGCTGTTGAATGAAATTCTACTGCATGAGGTAGATGCTGTCGCGTTTACAAGTGGGCCGCAAGTGCGGTTTCTTGTCGAATATGCGGCTTCAAAAGGGAAGCTTGAATCGATGCAGGAAGCTTTCCGTCAGGGCGTTGTGCCTGCTTCGGTAGGCAGGGTTACAGCAAACGCGATGCGTGAAGAGGGTATTGAGGCACTTGTGGTTCCGGAGGATGAGAAAATGGGGGCACTAATCGTTGAATTGGGGCGTTACTATGCTGCCAGATCTGCGGACAAGTCTCATCTTCTGTAA
- a CDS encoding ABC transporter ATP-binding protein, giving the protein MKQFKGKLMIAVSLLIVLSALSVIPALLIKNIFDKGISQSDFGYVVRLGLILAVIYIVKSTLNYLSNVVFTNVSQNILLNLRTDISSKLLNSPMDFFGLYSSGYLTSRLNEVNAIGGLISANTFKVILSFFELIATFIILININIKLTLILCLLMPVYYFISNRYLLSIHRISLDAAEKSSILNEKIQQSVQGIEEVKHLSVEDKETKKINTATKDLVNTSIKQSILYSVGIELIVLLGTLSSVLLIILGGRDVITSGMTLGGYMVFMNYLPKMYAPVQSISTTALTIQPALASLKRLHIFLDQVGEYDDDKNKVDSIHKIEFRNVSFRYNEEQEHVIKNVKFSLSSGDKLLIKGENGSGKTTVFRLVTGLYQLKENNGDILINGVSISTLDRRSLRKKVAVVSQKIYLFNNTIENNIKYGAEHIEIMEYEKVLRITGLDRIMESFPEKNNKMIEENGKNLSGGQIQRIAIARALLKGANVLLFDEAVSHMDHEGKNSIKELIQHQLSDHICLIIDHGKEFDDVCNKELMLEKPTVIHSEV; this is encoded by the coding sequence ATGAAGCAATTTAAAGGTAAGCTGATGATAGCTGTTTCATTGCTCATTGTTCTTTCGGCATTGTCTGTTATACCAGCTTTGCTTATAAAAAATATATTTGACAAGGGGATTTCACAGAGTGATTTTGGTTATGTCGTCCGCTTGGGGTTAATTCTAGCCGTCATTTATATTGTTAAAAGCACTTTAAACTATTTATCTAATGTGGTATTTACTAATGTTAGCCAAAATATTCTTCTGAATCTTCGTACAGACATATCTTCGAAACTGCTTAATTCACCAATGGACTTTTTTGGGTTATATTCAAGTGGGTATTTGACATCCAGACTGAATGAAGTTAATGCTATTGGTGGCCTCATTTCAGCAAACACATTTAAAGTCATACTAAGTTTTTTTGAATTGATTGCAACGTTCATTATCCTTATTAACATCAACATAAAATTAACATTAATTCTGTGTCTGCTGATGCCGGTATATTACTTCATATCTAACCGATACCTGTTATCTATACACCGTATTTCTTTAGACGCTGCAGAGAAGAGTTCAATTCTTAATGAAAAGATTCAGCAGTCAGTCCAGGGAATCGAAGAGGTTAAGCATCTTTCAGTAGAAGACAAGGAAACGAAAAAAATCAATACGGCTACTAAGGATTTGGTGAATACGAGTATTAAGCAATCTATTCTTTACTCCGTTGGTATTGAACTAATTGTCCTGTTAGGAACACTATCTTCTGTACTCTTAATTATCCTTGGGGGAAGAGATGTAATTACAAGTGGGATGACACTCGGGGGATATATGGTGTTTATGAATTACTTACCTAAAATGTATGCACCTGTTCAAAGTATATCAACAACTGCTCTGACGATACAGCCAGCATTAGCCAGCCTGAAAAGATTGCATATTTTCTTGGACCAGGTCGGTGAGTATGATGATGATAAGAACAAAGTAGACTCTATTCACAAAATTGAATTTCGAAATGTGTCATTCCGGTATAATGAGGAACAAGAACATGTTATTAAAAACGTTAAATTCAGTCTTAGTTCCGGGGATAAACTTCTCATTAAAGGGGAAAATGGCTCAGGGAAAACAACTGTTTTCAGGCTAGTTACGGGGCTTTATCAGCTCAAAGAGAACAACGGCGATATTCTGATCAATGGTGTGTCTATCAGTACACTTGATAGACGTTCTCTTCGTAAAAAAGTGGCTGTAGTTTCTCAAAAAATATATTTGTTCAATAATACAATCGAGAACAATATAAAATATGGAGCAGAACATATTGAAATAATGGAGTATGAAAAAGTGCTTCGCATTACGGGGCTGGACAGGATTATGGAGTCATTCCCTGAGAAGAATAACAAAATGATTGAAGAAAATGGAAAGAATTTATCGGGAGGGCAAATTCAAAGAATTGCTATTGCGAGAGCCTTATTGAAAGGGGCAAATGTCTTGCTTTTTGACGAAGCAGTCTCTCATATGGATCACGAAGGGAAAAATAGCATCAAGGAATTGATCCAACATCAGTTGTCAGATCACATCTGTCTGATTATAGACCATGGCAAGGAATTTGATGATGTATGTAACAAGGAACTGATGCTGGAGAAACCGACGGTAATTCATTCGGAAGTTTAA
- a CDS encoding Ger(x)C family spore germination protein — MFLIHKRHAVAIMLLCTIFISGCWDRKEINDIAFVIGLAIDKEDDNYRTSLQIALPGQSGSSGSEGGGGGTSGDKSWFMLSNTAKTLRGTSIEGQKSLSRELYYAHRRTMLIGEELAREGVAPMLDLLTRFPLNRFSALPIVTRGPAYKVLDTDAPIEKFPSEMVRELCFLNMRRPRSLKTFTDAILSEGVDPFLPVASTVDNVPSNWKDVKTNIKLDGLAIFKKDKLIGMISKAPADALILAMGEANEPEIMVKAPHGKGDFFIKLNENNSSLHPHINNGKVSVTIRLYAKGVMVDNESNYGDLRDQEIKNMSQALHEKIQDDIKEGVRLIQKKYPADILGVGRSIHQQMPKEWKKIKDRWDDIYPNVVVKVEPHIIIENVGVINKPFGLQEEDIVHD, encoded by the coding sequence ATGTTTCTTATCCATAAGCGGCATGCAGTAGCCATCATGCTCCTGTGTACGATTTTTATATCCGGATGCTGGGATCGAAAAGAAATTAATGATATCGCTTTTGTGATTGGTCTGGCCATCGACAAGGAAGATGATAATTACAGAACCAGTCTGCAGATTGCTCTCCCTGGTCAGTCAGGTTCCTCCGGAAGTGAAGGTGGCGGCGGGGGCACAAGTGGTGACAAGTCCTGGTTCATGTTATCCAATACAGCCAAAACCTTGCGTGGAACATCGATCGAAGGCCAAAAGTCACTCTCACGTGAGCTTTATTATGCACATCGACGTACCATGCTGATTGGAGAGGAGCTTGCACGCGAGGGGGTTGCCCCCATGCTGGATCTGCTTACACGTTTCCCGCTCAATCGCTTCTCTGCACTACCCATCGTTACGAGAGGCCCTGCCTACAAAGTGCTTGATACCGATGCACCAATTGAAAAATTCCCTTCGGAAATGGTACGTGAACTATGCTTTCTCAATATGCGCAGACCGCGTTCGCTCAAGACATTCACGGATGCGATACTTTCGGAAGGGGTAGATCCATTCTTGCCGGTCGCTTCGACCGTTGACAATGTACCTAGCAATTGGAAGGACGTCAAAACCAACATCAAGCTGGATGGTCTCGCCATATTTAAAAAGGACAAATTAATAGGAATGATTAGTAAAGCACCTGCCGATGCACTTATATTGGCGATGGGTGAAGCCAATGAACCGGAGATTATGGTCAAAGCACCCCATGGGAAGGGTGATTTTTTTATCAAGCTGAACGAAAACAATTCTTCCTTGCATCCTCATATTAATAATGGAAAAGTGTCGGTGACCATCAGACTTTATGCCAAGGGAGTCATGGTAGACAATGAGTCAAATTATGGTGACCTGCGAGACCAGGAGATTAAGAATATGAGTCAAGCTCTTCATGAAAAGATCCAAGATGACATTAAGGAAGGGGTCAGGCTGATTCAGAAAAAATATCCTGCGGATATTTTGGGTGTCGGTCGTTCCATTCATCAACAAATGCCCAAAGAATGGAAAAAGATAAAGGATCGTTGGGATGACATTTATCCGAATGTAGTAGTTAAGGTTGAACCTCATATCATTATTGAAAATGTTGGGGTTATCAATAAACCGTTTGGATTGCAAGAGGAGGATATTGTTCATGATTAA
- a CDS encoding spore germination protein, which yields MLALEDIFSDCSDVIFRNVKISPEVEGLLVYIEGIVNSTDIQDHMLRPLIRGLIEQRTDEPAAPLDDTRIALTQVKKVDSWAAAADGVLESSALLLINGSKEAWLFNVKGGLRRGVEEPQTESVIRGPREGFTETLRVNTALLRFKLKTPALKMLSMTIGSETKTNIVLTYIDDIADPKLIKDVKKRLNKIKIDGILETGYIEELIEDHPFSPFPQMHYTERPDTVAGNLLEGRFAIFVDGSPFALIAPVTMWQMLQASEDYYERFFISNLIRWIRFLFVAIALFLPALYIAITTFHQDMLPTTLILSIAGAREAIPFPALVEALIMELSFEALREAGVRLPKTVGQAVSILGALVIGQAAVQAGIVSAPMVIIVSMTGIASFTIPRFNFAITVRLLRFPIMLLAGALGLYGIVIGLVLISVHLTQMTSFGVPYLSGLSPYSKKDTKDILIRVPWWKMIHRPSTVHRDQQRMNEKINGSPEAEEGW from the coding sequence ATGTTGGCACTGGAAGACATATTCTCCGACTGTTCGGATGTAATCTTCCGCAATGTCAAGATTTCACCTGAAGTAGAAGGACTGTTGGTGTACATCGAGGGCATTGTGAATTCGACGGATATTCAGGATCATATGCTCCGACCTCTGATTCGCGGTCTGATTGAGCAGCGAACCGATGAACCTGCGGCCCCCCTGGACGATACACGAATCGCCCTGACGCAAGTGAAAAAAGTGGATTCATGGGCAGCCGCTGCGGATGGGGTGCTCGAATCCTCTGCACTGCTGTTGATCAACGGGAGCAAGGAGGCTTGGTTATTCAACGTCAAGGGCGGGTTGCGACGTGGTGTGGAGGAGCCCCAGACCGAGTCGGTTATCCGAGGACCACGCGAAGGCTTTACGGAAACTTTGCGGGTAAACACAGCTCTGCTTCGTTTCAAGCTGAAAACACCTGCGCTTAAGATGTTAAGCATGACGATTGGGTCCGAGACCAAAACCAATATCGTGCTCACCTACATTGATGATATTGCGGATCCCAAGCTGATTAAGGATGTCAAGAAACGCCTTAACAAGATCAAAATTGATGGAATTCTGGAGACAGGGTATATCGAAGAATTGATAGAGGATCATCCATTTTCCCCTTTTCCGCAGATGCACTATACCGAACGCCCGGATACGGTTGCGGGCAACCTGCTGGAAGGCCGATTTGCCATTTTTGTGGATGGCAGCCCGTTCGCCTTGATTGCCCCGGTGACCATGTGGCAGATGCTTCAGGCCAGTGAGGATTATTATGAACGGTTCTTTATCAGTAATCTGATACGGTGGATTCGGTTTTTGTTTGTTGCCATCGCGCTCTTTCTGCCTGCCCTATACATCGCCATTACGACCTTCCACCAGGATATGCTGCCTACCACACTGATTCTGAGTATTGCCGGGGCAAGGGAGGCCATTCCATTTCCTGCATTGGTGGAAGCCCTCATCATGGAGCTGTCATTCGAGGCCTTGCGAGAAGCGGGGGTCAGGTTACCCAAAACGGTAGGTCAGGCTGTCAGTATTCTGGGGGCGCTTGTTATTGGACAGGCGGCCGTTCAGGCCGGGATTGTATCTGCACCGATGGTTATTATTGTATCCATGACAGGGATTGCGTCGTTCACGATTCCGCGCTTTAACTTTGCCATTACGGTTCGTTTGCTTCGTTTTCCGATTATGCTGCTTGCCGGCGCACTTGGCTTGTATGGCATTGTCATTGGACTCGTGCTGATCTCGGTACATCTGACGCAAATGACGTCTTTTGGAGTACCTTATCTGTCAGGTCTCAGTCCCTATAGCAAGAAGGATACCAAGGATATTCTGATTCGTGTTCCATGGTGGAAAATGATCCATCGTCCTTCAACGGTTCATCGTGACCAGCAGCGGATGAATGAGAAGATTAATGGTTCACCTGAAGCTGAGGAGGGGTGGTAA
- a CDS encoding GerAB/ArcD/ProY family transporter: MNQGVTGRQLVLLIMLLSVTGTLIQPHAQAIFYAKQHAYLSYIPVFIVMVASLWMLNRVQRRFPNQDLFESLVERFPFLGRVTSLLYIMFFLFIFARDIRLLGDYISITLLETTPISIIVLTLMVMAVFIVRGGLGSLIGMSELYVALFLLNSLIVPFMLIQQINMDNLMPYFDIDIAGVGKGSWYIFSFFGEMIAIPFVVKGSDFRFKSVMWGITISALLLVLIITETITAIGVPIASRLVYPSYELARQLQISDFLDRFDLALAAATLPAMITKLAFDLYFICWGLKRMIPKVSGKVMTGPVALLGFVCGFWFFKNAIQLFRFTREWTWIAIVFEVLFPIILFVFLRPRKKGMNDRHAGDSQNNQHKTKDHQEDKEGKASQDREKSEPDKGKREGPQGGELQPS, encoded by the coding sequence ATGAATCAGGGAGTGACGGGCCGTCAGTTGGTGCTGCTTATTATGCTGCTCAGTGTAACAGGTACGTTGATCCAGCCGCATGCACAGGCTATTTTTTATGCGAAGCAGCATGCTTATTTATCCTATATCCCTGTGTTTATAGTCATGGTGGCATCGTTATGGATGTTAAACCGAGTTCAGAGGAGATTTCCCAATCAGGATTTGTTTGAATCTCTGGTGGAACGGTTCCCCTTTTTGGGTCGTGTGACAAGTCTGCTGTATATCATGTTCTTTCTCTTTATATTTGCCCGTGATATTCGTCTATTGGGTGACTATATAAGTATTACTTTGCTGGAAACGACTCCTATCTCCATTATTGTTTTGACTCTGATGGTTATGGCTGTGTTTATCGTAAGGGGGGGACTGGGGTCTCTAATCGGGATGTCCGAGCTGTATGTGGCTTTGTTTTTGCTGAATTCGTTGATTGTGCCGTTTATGCTTATTCAGCAAATTAACATGGATAACCTTATGCCTTATTTTGACATTGATATTGCAGGAGTAGGCAAAGGAAGCTGGTACATATTTTCCTTTTTTGGAGAGATGATTGCAATCCCCTTTGTAGTCAAAGGCAGTGATTTTCGCTTTAAATCGGTCATGTGGGGGATTACGATTTCAGCCTTGTTATTGGTGCTGATTATCACTGAAACCATCACAGCGATTGGCGTGCCGATCGCATCCAGGCTGGTATATCCCTCTTATGAGCTGGCAAGGCAGCTGCAAATCAGTGATTTCCTGGATCGGTTTGATCTGGCTCTGGCAGCGGCAACATTACCCGCGATGATTACGAAGCTTGCATTTGATCTTTATTTTATCTGTTGGGGACTGAAACGAATGATTCCGAAGGTTTCGGGTAAAGTGATGACCGGTCCGGTTGCATTGCTTGGGTTTGTCTGCGGTTTCTGGTTTTTCAAAAATGCGATCCAACTTTTTCGCTTTACACGGGAATGGACATGGATTGCGATTGTGTTTGAGGTGCTGTTTCCCATCATCCTTTTCGTGTTCCTTCGTCCCCGAAAAAAGGGCATGAACGACAGGCACGCAGGCGATAGCCAGAATAACCAGCATAAAACGAAGGATCATCAAGAGGATAAAGAAGGAAAAGCATCGCAGGATCGAGAAAAGTCAGAGCCTGACAAGGGCAAACGTGAAGGGCCTCAGGGTGGAGAATTACAGCCTTCCTGA